The Pelagibacterium halotolerans B2 genome has a segment encoding these proteins:
- a CDS encoding Maf-like protein: MSNRRPELILASASPRRLALLNQIGIEPDHLIPAHVDETPEKGELPRRLAQRLAHAKAVEVRNKARQAGLASESVILAADTVVAVGRRILPKAETMDEAASCLRLLSGRAHRVFTGVCVISASGQARERLVDTRIRFKRLSNKEIEAYLASGEWNGKAGGYAIQGIASAFAVKLSGSYSAVVGLPLFETVGLLNGEGYPVHFNWLNATALPGV, encoded by the coding sequence GTGTCCAACAGACGCCCCGAACTCATACTCGCTTCGGCCTCTCCGCGTCGGCTCGCTCTTCTCAACCAGATTGGCATCGAACCCGATCATCTGATTCCCGCTCATGTGGATGAGACACCCGAGAAAGGTGAATTGCCGCGCCGATTGGCCCAGCGGCTTGCCCACGCCAAGGCGGTCGAGGTGCGCAACAAGGCGCGTCAGGCCGGGCTGGCGTCCGAATCGGTGATATTGGCCGCAGATACAGTGGTCGCTGTGGGCCGCCGTATCCTGCCCAAGGCGGAAACCATGGATGAGGCGGCAAGCTGCCTTAGGCTGCTGTCGGGCCGTGCCCATCGGGTGTTTACCGGTGTCTGCGTCATTTCCGCATCCGGCCAGGCCCGCGAGCGGCTCGTCGATACCCGCATCCGCTTCAAACGCCTTTCCAATAAGGAAATCGAGGCCTATCTGGCCAGCGGCGAATGGAATGGCAAGGCGGGCGGTTATGCCATCCAGGGAATCGCCAGTGCTTTTGCGGTCAAGCTGAGCGGGTCTTATTCTGCCGTCGTGGGGCTGCCGCTGTTCGAAACCGTTGGCCTTTTGAACGGCGAGGGCTATCCCGTTCATTTCAACTGGCTCAACGCGACGGCGCTCCCAGGGGTGTAA
- a CDS encoding DUF3008 family protein encodes MPAKSKAQQKAAGAALAAKRGEIPKKELKGASRDMVDSMTEKELEEFASTKRKDLPNKKN; translated from the coding sequence ATGCCAGCCAAATCCAAAGCCCAACAAAAGGCGGCGGGTGCCGCCCTGGCCGCGAAACGTGGTGAAATTCCGAAGAAAGAACTCAAAGGCGCTTCGCGCGACATGGTCGATTCGATGACGGAAAAAGAACTCGAAGAGTTTGCATCGACCAAGCGCAAGGACCTCCCCAACAAGAAGAACTGA
- a CDS encoding UPF0262 family protein, whose product MERRPFDPDTDRIVTVTLDPTTITSVDPDEVHEWRVAIYDLVDTNRFYPARVSAKGPYALHLSIIHNHIVLDVRHPETFSPIAAHYLSLTPFRSLIRDYFRIRESYYEAIRSASTFQIEAVDMGRRGLHNQAAELLIERLNNKLVMDLETARRLFTLICAVQPYAARVTEQESQLPTILFVCSMNSVRSPIAAALARKHFPGRLVARSAGVRSGKVDHFVHQVMEEVGIDMSVHTPHTMDELVASNFDIIVTLADDANDAVAERGLEAAIMEHWSMPDPSEMEGSRELVLGAYRELRDTMDLKLRTTLEPMLASAEKGA is encoded by the coding sequence ATGGAAAGGCGCCCTTTCGATCCCGACACCGACAGGATCGTTACGGTTACGCTCGATCCCACGACGATCACCTCGGTCGATCCCGACGAAGTCCATGAATGGCGCGTTGCGATTTACGACCTTGTCGACACCAACCGCTTTTATCCCGCGCGCGTAAGCGCCAAGGGACCTTACGCTCTGCACCTGTCGATCATTCACAACCACATAGTGCTGGACGTCCGGCATCCTGAAACGTTCAGTCCGATTGCCGCTCACTATCTATCGCTTACGCCCTTCAGGAGCCTGATCCGCGACTATTTCCGCATCCGCGAAAGCTATTATGAAGCGATTCGCTCTGCGTCGACGTTTCAGATCGAGGCCGTCGATATGGGCCGGCGGGGTCTTCACAACCAGGCCGCCGAACTCTTGATCGAGCGGCTGAACAACAAGCTGGTGATGGATCTCGAAACTGCCCGCCGGCTCTTCACCCTGATCTGTGCCGTCCAGCCCTATGCGGCACGGGTAACCGAACAGGAAAGTCAATTGCCGACCATCCTGTTTGTCTGTTCCATGAACTCTGTGCGCTCACCGATAGCCGCTGCCTTGGCCCGCAAGCATTTCCCGGGGCGCCTCGTCGCCCGTTCGGCAGGTGTGCGCTCAGGCAAGGTCGATCATTTCGTCCATCAGGTCATGGAAGAGGTCGGGATCGACATGTCGGTTCACACCCCGCATACAATGGACGAACTGGTCGCGTCCAATTTCGACATTATCGTCACCTTGGCCGACGACGCCAACGACGCCGTAGCCGAGCGCGGGCTCGAAGCGGCGATCATGGAGCATTGGTCCATGCCTGATCCTTCGGAGATGGAGGGCAGTCGAGAACTGGTTTTGGGCGCCTATCGTGAACTGCGCGATACGATGGACCTCAAGCTGCGCACCACGCTCGAACCCATGCTGGCAAGCGCCGAGAAAGGCGCCTGA
- the murA gene encoding UDP-N-acetylglucosamine 1-carboxyvinyltransferase — translation MDRIRIVGGNQLNGEIHISGAKNAALPLMIASLLTEEPLVLVNVPRLADVKQLERILENHGVDIAVHGRRRGDTEMGGQRITFTASDIVDTTAPYELVSTMRASFWVIGPLLAREGHAKVSLPGGCAIGTRPVDFYLDGLRQLGAEIEIDAGYVLARAPGGRLKGASVRFPKVSVGATHVVMMAATLAEGTTTIENAALEPEVTNLAECLVAMGAKISGIGTGRLVIEGVEKLDGAIHEVVPDRIETGTYAFAAAMTGGEVFLRNARPELLQSALDVLVRTGVDVTTEEGGLRIKRNGNGIMPVDVETDPFPGFPTDLQAQFMALMARSSGVSAIKETIFENRFMHVAELARFGANIHVDGQTATVTGVPELKGAQVMATDLRASVSLVIAGLAARGETVVNRIYHLDRGFERLENKLSRCGAEIERIAG, via the coding sequence ATGGACCGCATCCGCATCGTGGGTGGCAATCAGCTCAATGGCGAAATCCATATCTCGGGCGCCAAGAACGCTGCGCTGCCCCTGATGATCGCTTCGCTTCTGACCGAAGAACCATTGGTGCTTGTCAATGTGCCGCGCCTTGCCGACGTCAAGCAACTTGAACGCATCCTCGAAAATCACGGCGTCGATATCGCGGTGCATGGCCGCCGTCGTGGCGATACCGAAATGGGTGGACAGCGGATCACCTTCACCGCATCCGACATTGTCGATACGACAGCGCCCTATGAACTGGTTTCGACAATGCGTGCCAGTTTCTGGGTCATCGGCCCGCTGCTGGCTCGCGAAGGGCATGCCAAGGTCTCCTTGCCAGGCGGTTGCGCCATCGGTACGCGTCCGGTGGATTTCTACCTCGACGGCTTGCGCCAGCTCGGCGCCGAGATCGAAATCGACGCAGGCTATGTACTGGCCCGGGCTCCGGGTGGCAGGCTCAAGGGCGCAAGCGTCAGGTTTCCAAAAGTTTCCGTAGGTGCCACCCATGTGGTGATGATGGCGGCGACCCTGGCCGAGGGAACCACGACAATCGAAAATGCCGCGCTCGAACCTGAAGTCACCAATCTGGCCGAATGCCTTGTCGCCATGGGCGCGAAGATTTCCGGCATCGGCACCGGGCGGCTGGTCATCGAAGGTGTGGAAAAGCTCGATGGGGCGATCCACGAGGTGGTCCCGGACCGTATCGAGACGGGCACCTATGCGTTTGCGGCGGCGATGACGGGCGGCGAAGTGTTCCTGCGCAATGCAAGGCCCGAGCTGCTGCAGTCGGCGCTCGACGTGCTGGTCCGCACCGGGGTGGACGTTACCACCGAAGAGGGCGGCCTGCGCATCAAGCGCAATGGAAACGGCATCATGCCCGTCGATGTCGAAACCGATCCGTTTCCCGGATTTCCGACCGATCTGCAGGCCCAGTTCATGGCGCTTATGGCCCGCTCGAGCGGGGTATCGGCGATCAAGGAAACGATTTTCGAGAACCGCTTCATGCACGTGGCCGAACTGGCGCGCTTTGGCGCCAACATCCACGTCGATGGACAGACCGCGACGGTGACCGGGGTGCCCGAACTCAAAGGCGCCCAGGTGATGGCGACCGATTTGCGTGCATCGGTCTCCCTGGTCATTGCCGGCTTGGCGGCGCGGGGCGAAACCGTGGTCAACCGCATCTATCATCTCGATCGCGGTTTCGAGCGCCTCGAAAACAAGCTTTCGCGTTGCGGAGCAGAGATTGAGCGGATTGCCGGTTAA
- the glpK gene encoding glycerol kinase GlpK yields MGSHILAIDQGTTSSRALVFDKAMKVAGQGQKEFAQHFPQSGWVEHDPEDIWESVISSVRSALKRARLSADDIAAIGITNQRETTLVWDRKSGKPIHRAIVWQDRRTSDICNALKSAGKESLVSQKTGLLLDPYFSGTKIKWLLDSVEGARRRAEAGELAFGTMDTYLIWRLTGGAVHATDATNASRTLLFDIEKNAWDDELLALMDVPAAMLPEVRDCDGDFGRTDAAIFGRQIPIRGVAGDQHAAVIGQACFTPGMIKSTYGTGCFAVLNTGDTQVRSQNRLLTTIAYRLGGKTTYALEGSIFVAGAAVQWLRDGLKIIGKASDSGRLALGADPKQSVYLVPAFVGLGAPYWDAEARGAMFGLTRNTGPEELARAALEAVCYQTADLLDAMHKDWNSRGAATVLRVDGGMVASDYMMQFLADILDAPIDRPHMLETTVLGAAWLAGQAIGMWPDQTAFSRSWALEHQFVPEMDEAVRNEKLAGWHDAVSRTISER; encoded by the coding sequence ATGGGGAGCCACATTCTGGCCATCGACCAGGGCACGACGTCGAGCCGGGCGCTGGTTTTCGACAAGGCTATGAAGGTTGCCGGTCAGGGCCAGAAGGAGTTCGCGCAACATTTTCCCCAAAGTGGCTGGGTTGAGCACGATCCCGAAGACATCTGGGAATCGGTGATTTCCTCCGTCCGCTCGGCGCTGAAGCGTGCGAGGCTTTCCGCAGATGACATTGCCGCCATCGGGATTACCAACCAGCGGGAAACCACCCTGGTGTGGGACCGAAAATCCGGCAAGCCGATTCACCGGGCCATTGTCTGGCAGGATCGCCGGACATCCGATATCTGCAATGCACTCAAATCGGCAGGCAAGGAGTCTTTGGTCAGCCAGAAAACGGGCCTGCTGCTCGACCCCTATTTTTCCGGCACCAAGATCAAATGGTTGCTCGACTCCGTAGAGGGCGCGCGAAGGAGGGCCGAAGCCGGGGAACTGGCCTTCGGAACCATGGACACTTATCTCATCTGGCGGCTGACGGGGGGCGCCGTCCACGCGACCGACGCGACCAATGCCAGCCGCACACTGTTGTTCGACATTGAAAAGAACGCCTGGGACGACGAATTGCTGGCGCTCATGGATGTGCCGGCGGCCATGTTGCCGGAGGTTCGCGACTGCGACGGGGACTTCGGGCGGACCGATGCAGCAATTTTCGGCAGGCAAATCCCTATCCGCGGCGTGGCCGGAGATCAGCATGCAGCGGTCATCGGGCAGGCGTGTTTTACGCCCGGGATGATCAAGTCGACCTATGGCACGGGGTGTTTTGCGGTGCTCAATACCGGCGATACCCAGGTGCGCTCCCAGAACCGGCTCCTCACGACGATCGCCTACCGGCTGGGTGGCAAGACCACCTATGCGCTGGAGGGCTCGATCTTTGTGGCGGGCGCTGCCGTGCAGTGGTTGCGCGATGGACTCAAGATCATCGGCAAGGCATCGGACTCCGGCCGATTGGCGCTCGGGGCCGATCCAAAGCAGAGCGTTTATCTGGTGCCGGCGTTCGTGGGGTTGGGCGCCCCCTATTGGGATGCGGAAGCGCGGGGGGCCATGTTCGGGCTTACGCGCAACACCGGACCCGAAGAACTCGCGCGCGCAGCCCTGGAAGCCGTTTGCTACCAGACCGCCGATCTTCTCGATGCAATGCACAAGGACTGGAATTCCCGCGGGGCCGCGACCGTGCTTCGGGTCGATGGCGGAATGGTGGCATCCGACTATATGATGCAATTTCTCGCCGATATTCTCGATGCGCCGATCGACAGGCCCCATATGCTTGAAACCACGGTTCTGGGCGCCGCCTGGCTTGCCGGACAGGCCATAGGGATGTGGCCGGACCAAACAGCCTTTTCCAGGAGTTGGGCACTCGAACACCAGTTCGTGCCCGAGATGGACGAGGCGGTGCGCAACGAAAAGCTTGCGGGCTGGCATGATGCGGTCAGCCGGACGATCTCGGAGCGATAA
- the infA gene encoding translation initiation factor IF-1, translating to MAKEEVLEFPGVVTELLPNATFRVKLENEHEIIAHTAGRMRKNRIRVLAGDKVLVEMTPYDLTKGRITYRFK from the coding sequence ATGGCAAAGGAAGAAGTGCTCGAATTTCCGGGCGTTGTCACCGAATTGCTTCCCAACGCGACATTTCGCGTAAAGCTCGAGAACGAACACGAGATCATCGCCCATACAGCCGGACGCATGCGCAAGAACCGTATCCGCGTTCTGGCCGGCGACAAGGTTCTCGTGGAGATGACGCCCTACGATCTGACCAAGGGCCGCATCACCTACCGTTTCAAGTAA
- a CDS encoding MgtC/SapB family protein produces MEDFLALGGNPTHESFIVLAARLLIAAVLGALIGLEREISRHPAGLRTHMLVSTAAAAFTVMTFEIYHEMVDLNAETIARLDPIRVIEAVTAGVAFLAAGAIIRSGTDIKGLTTGAGLWMAGAIGVAAGSGFFSVAVTATVLVLIITVVLGQFEKRFLDGEDDR; encoded by the coding sequence ATGGAAGATTTCCTCGCACTTGGGGGCAATCCGACTCACGAGTCTTTTATCGTGCTTGCCGCGCGTTTGCTGATTGCAGCCGTTCTTGGCGCCTTGATTGGCCTTGAGCGTGAAATCAGCAGGCATCCGGCCGGGTTGCGAACACACATGCTTGTCTCGACGGCCGCGGCCGCATTCACCGTGATGACCTTTGAAATCTATCACGAGATGGTCGATCTGAACGCCGAGACGATTGCGCGACTCGATCCGATCCGCGTCATCGAGGCGGTAACAGCAGGGGTCGCATTTCTGGCGGCCGGCGCCATCATTCGCTCGGGGACCGACATCAAGGGGCTGACAACGGGTGCAGGTCTGTGGATGGCCGGAGCGATTGGCGTAGCGGCCGGGTCCGGCTTTTTCTCAGTAGCCGTCACGGCGACAGTTCTGGTTCTGATTATTACAGTCGTGCTCGGCCAATTCGAAAAGCGCTTCCTTGACGGCGAGGACGACCGGTAG
- a CDS encoding aminoglycoside phosphotransferase family protein, whose amino-acid sequence MILSRRAPKRFRQGVPIGTAPHDTVLNKAAIRWSLSKLTQVAETPVAWTYKVQRDDNSPAALRIYKPDTVDPERPGKLLEWYRGDGALRHFGTAEDAILTEWAEGRMLSEPALDGKDEQATSAIANLVGMLHVSRPGEPDNLVPLREYLSDFFAADVRIWPDTARDLYARSVGIAYATLDKPAAEIPLHGAVHHDRIVLAERGWIARSPIGLLGDPAYDLAASFLHPWGNVALAADPIRINAMADGFAAKLGYKRKRILAFAAIHAANSACQALATGESINWHLAVLPNLLAVYDLA is encoded by the coding sequence GTGATTCTTTCCCGGCGCGCGCCCAAACGCTTTCGACAGGGGGTTCCGATCGGCACCGCACCGCACGACACAGTCCTCAACAAGGCTGCCATCCGCTGGAGCCTTTCCAAGCTCACTCAAGTGGCAGAGACGCCTGTGGCCTGGACCTATAAGGTCCAGCGCGACGACAACAGCCCGGCTGCCCTTCGCATCTACAAGCCCGATACCGTCGATCCTGAAAGGCCGGGAAAGCTGCTCGAGTGGTATCGCGGGGACGGCGCCTTACGCCATTTCGGCACAGCCGAAGACGCCATCCTGACAGAATGGGCAGAGGGCAGGATGCTGTCCGAACCCGCGCTGGACGGAAAGGACGAACAGGCAACCAGCGCCATCGCCAATCTCGTGGGTATGCTGCATGTCAGCCGTCCCGGCGAGCCGGATAACCTCGTGCCGCTGCGTGAATACCTGAGTGATTTTTTTGCCGCCGACGTTCGGATATGGCCCGACACGGCGCGGGACCTGTATGCCCGCTCAGTGGGCATAGCCTATGCGACACTCGACAAGCCCGCCGCCGAAATTCCGCTTCATGGTGCGGTTCACCATGACAGGATCGTACTGGCCGAACGCGGATGGATCGCTCGTTCTCCTATCGGTCTTCTGGGCGATCCCGCCTATGATCTGGCGGCAAGTTTCCTGCATCCGTGGGGAAACGTCGCCTTGGCCGCCGATCCGATTCGGATCAATGCCATGGCCGACGGCTTCGCTGCCAAGCTTGGCTACAAGCGCAAACGCATCCTGGCATTTGCGGCGATCCACGCGGCCAATTCAGCGTGTCAGGCGCTCGCCACCGGTGAATCCATCAATTGGCACCTGGCCGTCCTTCCCAACCTTCTGGCCGTGTACGACCTGGCGTGA
- a CDS encoding SLC13 family permease has protein sequence MFASLIEPYGALIVGVVIVGLFIAFAREWRSPEVSAAIAVSVLILLNIVSVDDLLGVLSNSAPATIAGMFVISAALVRTGALESFATWITAGAKRHPYRSLLSFLLAIAVMSAFMNNTPLVMMMIPVAVAMARQMETPASKLLIPVSFSAILGGTCTLIGTSTNILVDSVAQSSGMEPFHIFEIAPVGITVATAGIVMMLLARRLLPDRTTVSSVSLSEASKKFVLEAVIEDNSPHVGKKAREVAAFNRADRQLIDVLRASFSLRRHIQDVVLQPGDVVVLRTSVAELLSMKEEGDLNIPESEHMQSLGSRSSSIVEVLMGPSAGILGKTLKHLRLRRRYGVYPLALHRRGSNLAERFETAPIEVGDTLLIEGAPEDLQRMVEDYDLVNVSEPAERGFRRAKAPIAIGVLIAVVVGAALGLMPIAGLAVIGAATVLATRCVEPDEAVQAVDWRILGLIIAMLGVGVGMENVGLIENIVAFMAPYLVVLSPLFALGVVYILASILTEIVTNNAVAVIVTPVAIGLATGLGVDPRPFVVAVMFAASASFLTPIGYQTNTLVYSAGGYKFFDFVRIGALMNIVVFIVSMTLIPILWPF, from the coding sequence TTGTTCGCTAGCCTGATTGAGCCCTATGGCGCGCTGATCGTCGGCGTCGTCATTGTCGGTCTCTTTATCGCATTTGCTCGGGAGTGGCGTTCTCCGGAGGTGAGTGCGGCCATCGCGGTTTCCGTTCTCATTCTTCTCAACATCGTTTCTGTCGATGACCTGCTCGGGGTGCTCTCCAACAGTGCTCCGGCGACGATAGCGGGAATGTTCGTGATTTCGGCAGCGCTCGTGCGCACGGGCGCGCTTGAAAGTTTCGCGACCTGGATCACTGCCGGGGCAAAGCGGCATCCCTATCGAAGCCTGCTTTCGTTCCTGCTGGCCATCGCCGTAATGTCTGCATTCATGAACAACACGCCGCTCGTGATGATGATGATTCCGGTGGCAGTGGCGATGGCCCGGCAGATGGAAACCCCGGCCTCCAAACTGCTCATCCCGGTGTCGTTTTCTGCCATTCTGGGTGGGACCTGCACACTGATCGGGACTTCGACCAACATCCTGGTCGATAGCGTGGCGCAGAGCAGCGGCATGGAGCCGTTCCACATCTTCGAGATTGCCCCGGTTGGCATCACCGTTGCCACAGCCGGTATTGTGATGATGCTGCTGGCCCGGCGGCTGCTGCCCGACCGGACCACTGTTTCCTCGGTTTCACTTTCGGAAGCCAGCAAGAAGTTCGTGCTTGAAGCCGTTATCGAGGACAATTCCCCCCATGTGGGGAAAAAGGCCCGAGAGGTCGCGGCCTTCAACCGTGCGGACCGCCAACTCATCGACGTTCTGCGCGCCAGCTTTTCGCTGCGCCGGCACATTCAGGATGTCGTGCTGCAACCTGGCGATGTCGTGGTGCTGCGCACGTCGGTGGCCGAACTGCTCTCGATGAAGGAGGAAGGCGACCTCAACATCCCCGAGTCCGAGCATATGCAGTCGCTTGGCAGCCGGTCCTCCTCGATCGTTGAGGTACTGATGGGGCCCAGCGCCGGCATTTTGGGCAAGACGCTCAAACATTTGCGCTTGCGCCGGCGCTATGGCGTCTATCCGCTTGCCCTGCACCGTCGCGGTTCAAACCTCGCGGAGCGCTTCGAGACGGCGCCCATTGAGGTTGGCGACACGCTGTTGATCGAAGGTGCGCCCGAAGACCTTCAGCGCATGGTCGAGGACTATGATCTGGTCAACGTTTCCGAGCCTGCAGAGCGCGGTTTCCGCCGGGCGAAAGCCCCAATAGCCATCGGCGTTCTGATCGCTGTGGTCGTTGGCGCAGCATTGGGACTGATGCCAATCGCTGGGCTCGCCGTGATCGGCGCGGCTACGGTGCTTGCTACCCGCTGTGTAGAGCCCGACGAGGCCGTGCAGGCCGTCGACTGGAGAATCCTCGGTCTCATCATTGCCATGCTCGGTGTCGGGGTCGGCATGGAGAATGTCGGATTGATCGAAAACATAGTGGCGTTCATGGCACCGTATCTGGTGGTGCTGTCACCTCTGTTTGCGCTCGGCGTTGTTTATATACTTGCTTCCATACTCACCGAAATCGTGACCAACAACGCCGTTGCGGTGATCGTTACGCCGGTGGCGATAGGGCTGGCCACAGGACTTGGCGTGGATCCGCGACCCTTTGTCGTGGCCGTCATGTTCGCCGCCAGCGCAAGCTTTCTTACGCCGATCGGTTATCAAACCAATACGCTTGTCTATAGCGCAGGCGGATACAAGTTTTTCGACTTCGTCCGCATCGGAGCGCTCATGAACATCGTTGTCTTTATTGTATCAATGACATTGATCCCCATTCTCTGGCCCTTCTGA
- a CDS encoding DUF2948 family protein, giving the protein MLAMTSTDPLSKATMTDLKLLALDSEDLEIVSAHVQDAVVRVGDMGYSRNDRRFVLLMNRYAWEAGDKRGQRKRAGLHFDHVTAAHAEGFDLNSKDGVLELLAVTFEPTDVPAGQVLLTFAGGGRVRLDAECLEARLRDLGGVWAAKAQPKHDVD; this is encoded by the coding sequence ATGTTGGCCATGACCTCCACCGATCCTCTATCCAAGGCCACCATGACCGACCTCAAGCTTCTGGCGCTCGACAGCGAAGACCTCGAGATCGTTTCCGCTCACGTTCAAGACGCCGTCGTGCGCGTGGGCGATATGGGCTATTCCAGAAATGACCGGCGCTTCGTGCTGCTCATGAATCGCTATGCCTGGGAAGCAGGAGATAAGCGCGGGCAGCGCAAGCGGGCCGGATTGCATTTCGATCACGTGACCGCCGCGCATGCCGAAGGGTTCGATCTCAATTCCAAGGATGGCGTTCTCGAATTGCTCGCCGTGACGTTTGAGCCGACCGACGTCCCCGCGGGGCAGGTCTTGCTTACCTTTGCCGGCGGTGGCAGGGTACGCCTCGACGCTGAATGTCTCGAAGCGCGTCTTCGCGATCTCGGTGGGGTTTGGGCGGCCAAAGCCCAGCCCAAGCACGACGTCGACTGA
- the yacG gene encoding DNA gyrase inhibitor YacG, translating into MPTNVTRLRPPKPCPICGKPSVQQFHPFCSARCADVDLNRWLKGNYVIPGKTSSADEDDTGSSS; encoded by the coding sequence ATGCCCACCAATGTAACACGCCTTCGACCGCCCAAGCCGTGCCCCATCTGCGGCAAGCCTTCAGTGCAACAATTTCATCCCTTCTGCTCGGCTCGCTGCGCTGACGTCGATCTCAATCGTTGGCTGAAGGGAAATTACGTCATTCCGGGCAAAACCTCTTCCGCAGACGAAGACGATACCGGCTCATCATCCTAA
- the hisD gene encoding histidinol dehydrogenase translates to MTALLSSAEPGFAQAFETLLGSKREASVEVSETVAAIIADVRARGDAALIDLTRKFDGLDLTPQTMRFSSEEIETAYRAVSPQIRDALTLAHKRIASHHEKQKPLDHIYTDDIGVTLGSRWTPVEAAGLYVPGGLASYPSSVLMNAIPAKVAGVERLAMVVPTPNGVVNPAILAAAKIAGVTEIYRVGGAQAIAALAFGTETIAPVAKITGPGNAYVAAAKRQVFGTVGIDMIAGPSEVLIIADGSANPAWLAADLLAQAEHGAGAQSILLTTDEALAKAVLAEVDRQLATLRAPDNARRGWEEFGAIITVGSLDEAMSLANRIASEHVELALDDPHSWIDKIRNAGAIFVGHHTPESIGDYVGGSNHVLPTARSARFASGLGVLDFVKRTSILGCTPQALAELADATVTLAETEGLEAHGKSVSIRLNR, encoded by the coding sequence ATGACTGCACTTCTTTCAAGCGCTGAACCGGGCTTTGCGCAGGCCTTCGAGACGCTTCTGGGCTCCAAGCGCGAAGCCTCGGTCGAGGTGAGTGAAACGGTCGCCGCGATCATTGCCGACGTGCGGGCCCGAGGCGATGCCGCGCTGATCGATCTGACCCGGAAGTTCGACGGGCTGGACCTGACTCCCCAAACCATGCGGTTCTCATCCGAAGAGATCGAAACGGCCTATCGGGCGGTTTCGCCGCAAATTCGCGACGCGCTGACATTGGCGCACAAACGCATCGCCTCCCATCACGAAAAGCAAAAGCCCCTCGACCACATCTACACCGACGATATCGGCGTTACGCTGGGAAGCCGATGGACACCGGTCGAGGCTGCCGGGCTCTACGTTCCGGGCGGGCTGGCATCCTATCCGTCCTCGGTGCTCATGAACGCCATTCCGGCCAAGGTGGCAGGGGTAGAGCGATTGGCCATGGTGGTGCCGACGCCGAATGGCGTGGTCAATCCCGCCATTCTCGCCGCCGCGAAAATCGCCGGCGTCACCGAAATCTATCGCGTCGGCGGTGCACAGGCGATTGCGGCACTGGCCTTCGGCACCGAGACGATCGCACCCGTCGCCAAGATCACCGGGCCGGGCAACGCCTATGTGGCGGCTGCCAAGCGCCAGGTCTTTGGCACTGTGGGCATCGATATGATCGCCGGCCCCTCCGAAGTGCTCATCATTGCCGATGGGTCGGCCAATCCGGCCTGGCTTGCTGCCGATCTCCTGGCACAAGCCGAGCACGGGGCAGGGGCTCAGTCGATCCTGCTGACCACAGACGAAGCGCTGGCGAAGGCCGTTCTTGCCGAAGTCGACCGGCAATTGGCGACCCTTCGTGCACCCGACAACGCCCGCCGGGGTTGGGAAGAATTCGGCGCGATCATCACGGTCGGTAGCCTTGATGAAGCCATGTCTCTGGCCAATCGCATCGCTTCGGAGCATGTCGAACTCGCGCTCGACGACCCGCACTCGTGGATCGACAAAATTCGCAATGCCGGCGCGATTTTCGTCGGGCACCACACGCCCGAATCGATTGGAGATTACGTTGGCGGCTCCAATCACGTCCTTCCGACGGCGCGTTCCGCCCGATTTGCCTCGGGGCTCGGTGTTCTCGATTTCGTCAAACGCACCTCGATCCTGGGCTGCACGCCCCAGGCTCTGGCCGAGCTCGCCGACGCGACTGTAACACTGGCGGAAACCGAAGGGCTCGAAGCCCACGGAAAGTCGGTGTCGATAAGGCTAAATCGCTGA